The Nocardia vinacea genome contains the following window.
CGCGGCGCGGTGACACTGGAGGGTGCCGGCCCGTTGCATACCGGCGACGCGGTGCGCTTCACCGCTACCGGCGGCCAGCAGGTCACCGCGAGCGAGCCCGCCGAGATCCTGGTCTGGGAAATGCACGCCAGCGTCCAGTTCTGACCTTCGGTGCCCATCCACCGTCAGGCGCGGGGATGTGACTTTCTCGGAGTCAACATCCGCCGCTACCACGGCCGGGTCCCGCTGATCAAACCCAGCGAAGACGACCGCTGCCGCCGAGCGGGCTCGTTGCGCGCGTTGGATCGGCACGCGCAGCCACTGCTGCCCCGACGATCCCCGCAGTGTTCTGCAACGCGGCGGCCACCACCGGCGTGCGGTTCTTCAGCAACGGAATCCATTTGTCGCCCTTGCGGCTGACCCCGCCACCGGCGATGAACAGGTCGGGCGAGATCGCGTTTTCGATGGCGACCAGCACCTTCGTCACCTCCGGGGCCCACCGTTTGTAGCTCCAGGCGTGCCTTTCCTTGACCGACGCGGCGCCCCGACGCTCGGCCTCCATTCCGCCGACCTCGATGTGACCGAATTCAGTGTTGGGCAACAGCACCCCGTTGTGGATTACCGCCGAACCGATGCCGGTGCCGAACGTCAGCAGCACAATGACGCCGTCCTTGTCCTTGCCGGCACCGAACTGGACTTCGGCCAATCCCGCCGCGTCGGCGTCATTGAGCAGGGTCACCGGCTGTCCGCCGAGTTCGGCGCTGATCACCTCTTGGGCGTTCACTCCGATCCACGACTTGTCGAGGTGCGCGGCGGTACGGGCGACGCCGCCGCTGACCACACCCGGATAGGTGACGCCAAGCGGCGCGTCCCACTGGAAATGCTTCACCACCTCGTGGATCGTGTCGGCGAGAGCCTCCGGAGTGGCCGGCCGCGGGGTCGGGAGTTTGAAGCGGTCGCCGATCAGCTGCCCGGTGCCGAGATCGACGACGCCGCCCTTCACGCCGCTACCGCCCACGTCGATGCCGAAGCCCCAGCAATGCGGCCTGGCCTGGCTCGGCTTTTCGGTGACCGAAGCGGTGGTATCGGTCATGGACACTCCCGAGTACGTGGCGGCGGCCCGAGGTCGGCTCGCTCCACAGATTCCGGGCGGATCGTTGCCATGGGATTCATCGAGTCCCCCTGGTCACGAATCGGATATCGAGGCAGAGATTTCGGGAGGCTGCCCGTTATTCCAACAAAAAGGGCGCAAAGGGTTCATCCACAACGGCACTGCCCGCTTCGGGCACCCCGCTGAACGGACACGGCGCATGTCAGGGACATACCCCAATATTGATGTTGCACATAACATCAGGCATCTATTCTCTCCCCCGCACCGGTATTCCCGCTACCTGCAAAAGCGACCGGTCCCCTGGCAGTTCGGCAGCGCATGTCAACACTGCAATACCCACGGAACTGCGGGTGAAGCGTTCGCGGTTACAGGACGCAGGTGCCACGAGCGCCAGCGCCGACATGTGAGCCCACATCTCGCCAGCCGACAGCGAGAACATCAAGTTCTACCGAGCCCATCGAGGTCGACATCAACTCCGAACTGCCATCAGATGTGTCGACGGTTCAGTTCCTCACAGGACGCGGCTTACCTCACCGGAACGACCGTCGATATCAACGGAGACAGCCACATGCATTGACCGGCGGATTTCGAAATCTACCGGCTGCCAGCCCGACCCGTCCCGATCCCCGACTACGCCGATCTCCGGCCGGCCCGCCAGCAACGCAACATCATTCTCACCGACGCCGAAAGACTGGCTCGGCACTTGCCGCGGATCGAACATGGCAAAGCCCGCGACGCCGAACACACGCACGGTACAGATCGCGCTGATGAAAGGCGGTCACGCCGCTATTGCGGACGCTTTCCGCCAGCACAACGAGCGCGAACAGGCGTGAGCCAACGCTCTCACCAAACCCGAACAGACGATCTTCATCGGCTTGCTCGAGAAGCTCATGCACGGCATGACCGAGGTCGCGGACAAACGCCACAGCTGACGTGCCTCCCGAACGCCCACATGGCTTGCCTCACTCCACCTTTCGGAGTGCCAACACACTGCCCTCGGCATCGGCGGACAGGTAGAGGGTGCCGTCCGGACCGGCCGCGATTCCGGCGAAGGGGCCTTCCGGCCCGAAGAACGGCGGTATCCCCCGCAGGGGTTTCGGGATGACG
Protein-coding sequences here:
- the ppgK gene encoding polyphosphate--glucose phosphotransferase, with translation MTDTTASVTEKPSQARPHCWGFGIDVGGSGVKGGVVDLGTGQLIGDRFKLPTPRPATPEALADTIHEVVKHFQWDAPLGVTYPGVVSGGVARTAAHLDKSWIGVNAQEVISAELGGQPVTLLNDADAAGLAEVQFGAGKDKDGVIVLLTFGTGIGSAVIHNGVLLPNTEFGHIEVGGMEAERRGAASVKERHAWSYKRWAPEVTKVLVAIENAISPDLFIAGGGVSRKGDKWIPLLKNRTPVVAAALQNTAGIVGAAVAARADPTRATSPLGGSGRLRWV